The Posidoniimonas polymericola genome includes the window ACCGACTCTGTACGCTCCTTGCTTTCTCTACCCTGCTCGGCGTACAGGTCTCAAGCACGCTCGGCGCGGTGTCGCAGGCGACGCAGCACGCACCGACCTTCGACGGATTCGACAACCTGCTGTCAAGCTCCGACCTGATTCAAGGGCTCAACGCCGAGCCGCCCAACTTTGGCGACCCCGGCGTCTACGAGAACCCGGGAGACCTCGGTTGGCACCCCGCCAACACCAACCCCGACGACCTTTTGCCCGCGTTCACCGACGGGCTGGGCGGGGTCCGCAATCTGACGGGCCTGCTCAACGAGAACTTCATCGTCGGCGGCAACATGCCAGAGTCGGGCGCGCCGGTGAAGGTTGTGGAGTACGTGCTGGCCGAGCCGTCGGACATCGGGAAGATCAATATCCTGTCTGGAAACCGCGTCAACTCGGACGGTCGTATCTTCATGTCGGCCTCGATCCTGTATTCCACTAACGACGGCGCCACCTTCCAGGAGCTCGGCTACTTCCAGTCCGACCCGTCGGGCAGCATCAACAGCTCCGCCAGCCCCGTTTCGCCGTTCGACCCGGCTCAGGCGGCGACCTTCGTGAGCATTTTTGACGACGCCAGCTCCACGCTTCTCTCGGGGGTCACCAACCTCGAATTCTCGTTCTACGCGGTCGACAACGATGACACCGGGCAGCTGGCCGACCCATTCGACGGCTTAAACCCCTTTACAGGAGAAGACGACGCCCTGTCGCCCGCGTTCAAGTCGCCGCTGATCTGGGAGATCGACGTGCTAGCGCCCAGCGAGGGCACGGTCGGCGACTACAACAACGATGGCCTGGTCAACGCCGCCGACTACACCGTCTGGCGGGACACCTTTGGCGACACCGTGCCCGCTGGATCGGGGGCCGACGGCAGCGGCAACGGGTCGATCGACCTGGCCGACTACAACACCTGGGTTTCCAACTACGGCGCGTCGGGGGTGGCCGCCGCAACCGCCGCGCCAGAACCAGCGGCCTGCCTGTTGCTTGCAACGTTCTGCGGCGCGCTGGCGGTCCGGCGACCGCGGCGCGGGTTGCGGTTGTACTGAACCCAAGTCGAAGTGCCTTTGTGTTTCTCACTCGAATTTCTCATCCGTGTTTCTCATCCGGGAGGACTAGTCTCGTGAAACGATTTTGGATAACGGCTTCACTCGCTCTCATTGCTGCTCACGCGCAGGCGGCGGTCGATTCCACCACGCAGCACGGGCCCGAGTCGACCAGCTTGGACGCTCAGATTGTCGTCGGCGACCTGATCGATGGCCTGATCGCAACCGAGCTGCCCGCCGACACCGGCTGGCACCCGGCAAACACCTCGGCCGCCGACCAACTGCCCGCGCTGACCGACGGCGCCGGCATCCTCGGCTCGGGGCTGACAGGCCTGCTCAATGACTTCCCCGGTGCTGGCGCGCCGACCAAGAGCATCCAGTACGACCTCGCCGCCGCGTCGGATATCGGCTCGATCCAGGTGCTGACCGGCAACAACGGCAAGGACGGGCGGGTGTTCTCGACCTTCACGGTCTCGACCTCGACCGACAACGGCGGATCGTTCGACCTGCTCGGATACTTCGAGTCGGACCCGCTGGGGACCACCAACGCGGGCGGTATCGGGTCGACGCTGGTCACCGTGTTCGACGACGCCTCAAGTGTCTTGGCTGGCGGGGTCACCAACCTGCAGTTCGACTTCTACGCGGTCGACAACTCGCAGGGGCAGTACCGCGACCCGTTCGACGGCGTCAATCCTTTCACCAGCGTCGACGACGGGCTGACCGCGGCCATTTCTTCGCCGCTGCTGTTCGAGGTCGACGTGCTCGCGGCGGTGCCCGAGCCGGCCGCGTTGTCGCTGCTGGCGGCCGTAGCGGCCGGCGGCTTGTGGCGTCGGCGTCGCTAACGCCCCCATTTATTCTGACTACGAAGAGGACGCGGCCGTGCCTGCTAGGGACGGCCGCGTTTCTTTTTTACGGGCCGGCTGCGGTGCCCGGCTTGGGCTAGATAATCAGCCGCACGCCGCCGAGGTCGGCCAGGCCGTACGGGAAGCGGTCGCCGGGGGAGCCGATGAACATGAAGTTGTTTGGGATCCGCCACTTGGCGGAGAGCTCGTCGATGAGGCGCGGCGAGAGCTCGCCGTGGACCACGACAAAATCGATGTCGATCTCGGGGTAGGCCTCGTCGAGGAAGCGGATGTCCTCCTCGAGCCGGGGCGGGATCTGGCTGTCGTCCTCGACCGCGGTGACGATCTTCACGCGGCTGGTGTGCTCGTTCTGGCGGACGTACAGCTCGCCGAGTTGAGGTTGGCGATGTTGTCGCCGCGGGTGAAGAACACGATCTGCTGGGCGTTGATCTGCTTGATCTTGGCGCGGATCGCCCGGGTCATCGCCTTGAGCGGGCGGATGGTCCCCCTGACGGTCGCCTGCAGCACGAACAGGCAGAACCGCAGGATATTGATCCGCTCCAGCATGACCACGACGAACAGCAGGGTGGGGAAGAAGTACTCGGCGAACACCTCCAGGTACGGCGGGTTGAGGACCGCGTTGCCGATGATGCCGGCGACCACCGCCGCGATGGCGACCAGCACCGACGGCCAAGGCGCGCGGGTCGGCCGCGGCAGGCCCTCGCGCTTGACCTTCAGCAGGATGTTGCCGAACCCGAACAGCGCCATCACCGCCAGGAACGAGATGGTGTACACGCCGGCGAGCGCCTTGAGCTCGCCGCGGGTGATCAGCAGCACCGACACGCAGAGCAGGAAGAAGGTGATGATGATGCGGTGGGTGCTGCCGCGGCGGTTGGTCTTGAGCAGGAACTGGGGCAGGCAGCGGTCGAGCGTCATGCGGTGCACCAGGCCGTTCACGCCGACAAAGCTGGTGAGCACCGCGCCGCTGAGCACCAGCACCGCGTCGATCGAAATCAGCCAGGCGAGCCAATTGCCGCCGGTCTGGGCGCCGACGTACGAGAGGAGGGTCTCCTCGTGCTCGCCGACCACGACGATCGGCACCACCGCCAGCGCGAGCAGCGCCATCATCGGATTGAAGAACGACACCGCCAGCCACATGTTCCGGAGCGTCTTCGGGAACACGCCCTCGGCCTGCTCCTCGACAAAGTTGGCGGAGCTCTCGAACCCCGAGATGCCGAGCAGCGCCGCGGAGAAGCCGAAGAAGATCGCCTCGGCCGGGCCGGTTTCGGTCGGCGTGCTGAGGTTCTCGGTCAGCAGCCCGAAGCCGTTGTTCAGCAGGTAGACCACGCCGACGACCAGCAGGGTGGTGAGCGACGCCAGGTGGGTCAGGAAGATGGCGATCGCGACGCGGGACGACTCGCTGATGCCGAGGATGGTCAGCAGCATGAACGCCGCCAGCAGGCAGATCGTGGCGATCGTGACATTGAGCGGCGCCCAGAGGTCGTGCGCGTAGTGCATCGCCTCGCCGGCGGAGATCACGGCCGTGGCCATGTACGACAGGATCGTCAGGCACGCCGCGACCGACGCGCGGAACTTGCTGGTGGTGTTCAGCAGCGCGTTGTAGGCCCCGCCGTTGAGCGGCAGCGCGCCGACGACCTCGGCGTAGATGCCGCGGAACAGGTTAGAGCAACGCGGCCACCATCAGCAGCGCGAGCGGAGCCCAGCGGCCGCCGTACAAGATCGCCAGAGCCGACACGTACAGGCACGACGACGTGATGTCGTTCCCGCAGATCGCGGTCGACGCGAGCGTCCCCAATCCCCCCTTCTTGTGGGCGGCCGGCCTTGGGGGCGGGGCTTCCACGCTAGTAGTCGTCGGCATTGGTGGGCGGCAGGGCGAGGGGACGATCACGAGCCGCGGCGGCGCCGGGCGGGCGTGACGAACCGCCATCATGTGCATCTTGGGCGCCAGATTCCCCCCAGCTGGAGTGGAAAACTTTGCCGCAACTGTGGGGACTCCTCAGGAACAATCGCCCGGCGACCGTTCTGACCGGCGCAACCTGATCGCACCCCGCCAATTACGTGGCAGGAAAAAGTTGCCAGGCTTAACGCCGCGTGGCGCCGGGGACGATCTATTCTTCTACGGGCGGCCAGTGCTGCGGCCCGGCACGCACCCCCTCCCCGAATCCCTCCCGCACCCTCCTGATTCCCTGCCCGCCATTATGATCGATCTCGCCGCCGCACCGACCTCTCCCGCCAACGACCTGCTCAGCGAGCGGGTCAGCAACGCCCTGGCCGCCAGCCCCCACGTGCCGGGCAGCCAGCTCCGCGTCGAAGCCGCTGAAGGCTCGGTCCGGTTGCACGGCAGCGTCAGCACCTTCTTCGAGAAGCAGATGGCTCAGGAGCTGGTCCGCCGCCTCGACGGTGTCGACCGGATCGAGAACCTGCTGCAGGTGAGCTGGACCTAAACCGCCCTTCTGGCCGAGAACCGCCATGCCGCCCTGGATCGAAGTCGCCGACGACTTGGCCGCCGGGCGGGAAGCCATCCGCCGCGGCCGCTACGGGGTCATCGAGACCCACGCCGGTCGGCTTGTGTCGGTGACCCTGCGGCCGTGGCCGAAGCTGCTCTCGCTCCGCGAGCTGTGGCCGGTCGGCGACAGCTACCACGAGCGCGGCCCCGCCGACCGCTGCCGGCTGTACTACAACCAGCCGCGGCGGCACGCGAAGTTCCTGGCGCTGAAGTACGTCGCGACCACCGGCGGGACGAGCTACCGCACGTTCCTCTCCGCGGTGCGCGTGCTCGACCGCATCGCCGAGATCAAGCAGGCCGACGCGCTGCTCTGCGACGCGGCCAATGGCCGCCTCTCCGACCGCTTCATGGCCCGCATGGGGTGGGAGCCCCACGCCCCGATGCCGTGGCGGCGGAATTTTATTAAGCGTTTCTACGGCAGCTACCCGGGCGCCGCGGCCAAGCCCGCTTGCACAGCTGGAGAACCGACCAGCGCCGCGGCAGAACCGACTCCCACCGCGGCAGAACCGACTGGCGCCGCGGCAGAACCGACTGGCGCCGCGGCAGAATACGGCCGCGCCGGCGCGTCGCGGCCGGTTGTGCTGACTTCCCTCTCTGACTCGACACCACAGAGCACGCCCCTGGGGGGCGTGTTGACCGATGAGCAACCCTGACAAAGGCTACCGCCGGCTCGACGCGTGGCAGAGCTCGCTCGAGCTGGTGCACGCTATCCGCGAGATCTCTCTAACGGCGCCCGAAGATCGGCCGAACGGCATCGCCGTGAGGATGCGGCGGCTGTCGGCCTCCGTGCCGCGGCAGCTCGCCAAAGGCTACGGGCAAGAGGGCAAGGAGTACCGGGCCCACGTCGTCCACGCCCGTCAGACCCTCGCCGAGCTCGAGGACCAGATTGCCGCCGCGGTGCGGCACGGCTACCTCAGCCCGCAGCAGACCTGCCCGGCGCAGCGTCGGGCGGAGCGGATCGGCTCGCTCTTGAACTGCATGGCGATGGCGCTGGAGCACTGCTAGGCGGCAAACTGCCAGGCGCCGCACTGCTAGCGTCGGCGTGACCCCGCTGGCAACTGATCTTGGCCCGTCGGGGGGCGGTTGCTACGCTCCGCCCCGTGATCACCCGCCGCTATGCCCTCGAACGGCTCGGCGCGCGGCGCCGCGAATTGCCCCCCCTCCCAACCGGATTGCCTCAAGGATGAGCGCCCGGCGGTTAATCTGTTGCCTTGTTTGCCTGTCGATGTTGACCGGTTGCGGTCGTGTTGTGTTCCAGCCGCAGCAGCAGACCGCCCAGGCAATCCAGCTCTCGCCCGAGCAGCAGCAGACCCTCGCCCAGCAACAGCAGCAGTACCAGAGCCGCGCGTCAGAGCTGGACCGCGACAACCAGGAGCTCGAGTCGCTGCTGGCCCAGTCGCGGCAGGAGTCGCAGCTGCTCAGGGAGCAGATCTCGGCCACCCAGGATCAGCTCCGCGCCACCACCGACCAGCTCGCCGGGCTGCAGCAAGAGAAGGTTCAGCTGCAGGACCGCACCCAGGCGATGATGGCCAGCGTCAAGACGCCCGGCGCCGCCGGGATCCGCGCCAACAACACCCTGCTGCGGCCGCTCAGCGTCGGCAGCCTGCCGGGCGTCGAGGTCCGGCAGGACGGCGACACGATCCGGGTCTCGATCCCGGCGGACGAGGTCTTCCAGTACGGCGGCGCCCAGCTCAAGCCGGGCGGCGATCAACTGCTGAAGCGGGTCGCCGCGGACCTGCTGGCCAACTACCCGGAGCAGGTGATCGGCATCGAGGGCCACACCGACAGCGCCCCGCCCGCGTCGCCGCAGTTCCCTACCAGCCACCACCTGTCGGTGGCCCAGGCCACGGCGGCCTACGACCTGCTGACCCGCTCCGCCGGCGTGCCGGCCCAGCAGCTGTTCGTCATCGGGCACGGCGGCAACCACCCGCGGATGTCCAACGCCACCGAGGCGGGCCGCCAGGCGAACCGCCGGCTCGAGGTGGTTGTCTACCCGGAAGTGGTCCGCCGCCGCTAACCGCCGCGGGCCAGGGCGTTGGCCTCGCGGGGCCGCCCCCATGCCGCGGCACGCCCGCGGAGATTAAACTAGAGTCCGCAACCAAGCTCCCCGGACTCAGTAAGGCGTCTCTCCTTCCATGCTGGCGATCATCAACTACGAGATGGGCAACCTCCGCTCCGTGCAGAAGGCGCTGGAGAAGGTGGGCCACGAGGCGACCATCACCGACCGGCCCGACGAGATCGCCGCCGCCGACAAGCTGGTGTTGCCCGGCGTGGGCGCGTTCGCCGACGCCATCTCGGCCCTGCACCAGAAGCAGCTGGTCGAGCCGATCAAGGACGCGATCGCCGGCGGCAAGCCGTTCTTGGGCGTCTGCCTCGGGATGCAGCTGCTGCTGGACGTCAGCTACGAGGACGGCGAGCACCAGGGCCTGGGGGTCGTGCCGGGCGAGGTGCGGAAGTTCGCCGTGCCCGCCGAGCTGAAGGTCCCGCACATGGGCTGGAACCAGGCCCGATTCGCCAGGCCGACGCGGCTGTTCTCCGGGATCCAGGACGAGTCGTACTTCTACTTCGTTCACTCCTATTACGTTGCGCCGACCGACCCAAGCGTCGTCGCCGCCGAGTGCGACTACGGCGGCCCCTTCTGCGCGGCGATCGAGCGGGACAACCTGTTCGCCACGCAGTTCCACCCGGAGAAAAGCCAGGCCGACGGGCTGCGGGTGCTGAAGAATTTTGCGGAGCTGTGACCCAGTTTGCAGACACAGGCCCCGAGGCCGCGGCTTGAACCCGCCCCTGCCATTTGCGATATTGGTGGCGCTGAAACGGCGTCTCTGTTCTAACTAGGGTGCGTGATGGAAGTCTGGCCGGCGATCGATCTGCGGGGCGGGAAGTGTGTCCGCTTGCGGCAGGGCGACTACGCGCAGGAAACGGTCTTTGACGACAACCCGGTCGCCGTGGCGCGACAATTTGCCGCGGCCGGAGCCAAGCGGCTGCACGTCGTCGACCTCGACGGCGCCCGCGAGGGGACTTCCGTAAACCTGCCGGCGGTGCAGGACATCGTGGCCAACGTCGACATGCAGGTCGAGCTCGGCGGCGGCGTCCGCGACGAGCAGTCGATCCTGGAGCTGCTCGGCTTCGGGCTCAACCGGCTGGTGATCGGCACGTCGGCCATCAAGCGCCCCGACTGGTTCCAGGAGATCGTCCGCAAGTTCCCCAATCGCCTAGTGCTCGGCATCGACGCCCGCGACGGGCGGGTCGCCACCGACGGCTGGCTCGAGACCTCCGACGCCACCGCGGTCGAGCTCGCGCAGCAGTTCAACGAAGAGCCGGTCGCGGCGATCGTGTACACCGACATCGCCACCGATGGCATGATGTCCGGCCCCAACGTCGCGGCGATGGCCGAGATGCAACGTTCCGTCAAGCTGCCGGTGGTCGCCTCCGGCGGCGTCACCTCGATCGACGACGTCCGCGCCCTGCACGAGGCCGGCCTGGCCGGCTGCATCATCGGCCGCGCGCTGTACGAGGGCGCCATCGACCTGGCCGAAGCGGTCGGCGTCGCCGGCGACTAATCGCCCCCTCCGCCTAGTCGGTGTGGGGGGCCCCGCCCGCCAAGCCATCAACCGCTTGGACGCCGCTCCTCTAGCATTGATTCCACTGGCATCGATTCCACTGGCATCGATTCCTCTAGCACGATGCGGCCCTGCTGGCGGTGATTGGCGCGTTTCTGCCGCCTCTGGCGTGTCGCTTCCGCACGCACAGTGAGCGTTGTTGACAACCCGCGCTCGATCGCCGTAAAGCGCCTTTGCGCCGCCCCATTTACGGACGACAATATCTAGTAGAGGGACCCGGCGGACCGACCGCCGCCAGCCCCGCGGACTCTCTCCACTTCTCTCACAGAAGGAGCCGCCCGACCAGCAGCAAGCGATGCGTCGATCTTTATCGTCGAGC containing:
- a CDS encoding PEP-CTERM sorting domain-containing protein; the encoded protein is MKRFWITASLALIAAHAQAAVDSTTQHGPESTSLDAQIVVGDLIDGLIATELPADTGWHPANTSAADQLPALTDGAGILGSGLTGLLNDFPGAGAPTKSIQYDLAAASDIGSIQVLTGNNGKDGRVFSTFTVSTSTDNGGSFDLLGYFESDPLGTTNAGGIGSTLVTVFDDASSVLAGGVTNLQFDFYAVDNSQGQYRDPFDGVNPFTSVDDGLTAAISSPLLFEVDVLAAVPEPAALSLLAAVAAGGLWRRRR
- a CDS encoding APC family permease, which gives rise to MFRGIYAEVVGALPLNGGAYNALLNTTSKFRASVAACLTILSYMATAVISAGEAMHYAHDLWAPLNVTIATICLLAAFMLLTILGISESSRVAIAIFLTHLASLTTLLVVGVVYLLNNGFGLLTENLSTPTETGPAEAIFFGFSAALLGISGFESSANFVEEQAEGVFPKTLRNMWLAVSFFNPMMALLALAVVPIVVVGEHEETLLSYVGAQTGGNWLAWLISIDAVLVLSGAVLTSFVGVNGLVHRMTLDRCLPQFLLKTNRRGSTHRIIITFFLLCVSVLLITRGELKALAGVYTISFLAVMALFGFGNILLKVKREGLPRPTRAPWPSVLVAIAAVVAGIIGNAVLNPPYLEVFAEYFFPTLLFVVVMLERINILRFCLFVLQATVRGTIRPLKAMTRAIRAKIKQINAQQIVFFTRGDNIANLNSASCTSARTSTPAA
- a CDS encoding BON domain-containing protein → MIDLAAAPTSPANDLLSERVSNALAASPHVPGSQLRVEAAEGSVRLHGSVSTFFEKQMAQELVRRLDGVDRIENLLQVSWT
- a CDS encoding four helix bundle protein → MSNPDKGYRRLDAWQSSLELVHAIREISLTAPEDRPNGIAVRMRRLSASVPRQLAKGYGQEGKEYRAHVVHARQTLAELEDQIAAAVRHGYLSPQQTCPAQRRAERIGSLLNCMAMALEHC
- a CDS encoding OmpA/MotB family protein — its product is MLTGCGRVVFQPQQQTAQAIQLSPEQQQTLAQQQQQYQSRASELDRDNQELESLLAQSRQESQLLREQISATQDQLRATTDQLAGLQQEKVQLQDRTQAMMASVKTPGAAGIRANNTLLRPLSVGSLPGVEVRQDGDTIRVSIPADEVFQYGGAQLKPGGDQLLKRVAADLLANYPEQVIGIEGHTDSAPPASPQFPTSHHLSVAQATAAYDLLTRSAGVPAQQLFVIGHGGNHPRMSNATEAGRQANRRLEVVVYPEVVRRR
- the hisH gene encoding imidazole glycerol phosphate synthase subunit HisH, whose translation is MLAIINYEMGNLRSVQKALEKVGHEATITDRPDEIAAADKLVLPGVGAFADAISALHQKQLVEPIKDAIAGGKPFLGVCLGMQLLLDVSYEDGEHQGLGVVPGEVRKFAVPAELKVPHMGWNQARFARPTRLFSGIQDESYFYFVHSYYVAPTDPSVVAAECDYGGPFCAAIERDNLFATQFHPEKSQADGLRVLKNFAEL
- the hisA gene encoding 1-(5-phosphoribosyl)-5-[(5-phosphoribosylamino)methylideneamino]imidazole-4-carboxamide isomerase, whose translation is MEVWPAIDLRGGKCVRLRQGDYAQETVFDDNPVAVARQFAAAGAKRLHVVDLDGAREGTSVNLPAVQDIVANVDMQVELGGGVRDEQSILELLGFGLNRLVIGTSAIKRPDWFQEIVRKFPNRLVLGIDARDGRVATDGWLETSDATAVELAQQFNEEPVAAIVYTDIATDGMMSGPNVAAMAEMQRSVKLPVVASGGVTSIDDVRALHEAGLAGCIIGRALYEGAIDLAEAVGVAGD